In the Paenibacillus sp. FSL H7-0357 genome, one interval contains:
- a CDS encoding flavodoxin family protein, with protein MKKVTAFIGNHQKHSTYKAVCEFERNLKAYGNIEFEIVFLKDYQLEYCRGCKVCFDKGEEYCPLHDDRDILMEKMIQSDGVIFATPNYAFHVSAPMKNLLDRLAFTFHRPRFFGKTFTAIVNQGIFGGNAIVKYLSSMGGNFGFRVSKGCVLTTLEPRSEAAQNKITREIKKASVRFYKNLMRPAPPVPSFFRLMTFRMSRTSIQLMLDDKSKDYRYYKENGWFESGYYYPVSLGLVKKMAGRIFDGMGKRMAKRS; from the coding sequence ATGAAAAAAGTTACTGCATTTATCGGAAATCATCAGAAGCATTCGACTTACAAGGCAGTATGTGAATTTGAGCGTAATCTCAAAGCTTATGGTAATATTGAGTTCGAAATCGTATTTCTGAAAGATTATCAGCTTGAATATTGCCGGGGTTGTAAGGTATGTTTTGATAAAGGGGAGGAATATTGCCCTTTGCATGATGATCGTGACATTCTGATGGAAAAGATGATCCAATCAGACGGAGTTATTTTTGCCACTCCCAATTACGCATTTCATGTATCCGCACCAATGAAGAACCTGCTGGACCGGCTTGCTTTTACATTCCATAGACCGCGTTTTTTCGGGAAGACCTTTACGGCTATTGTTAATCAGGGAATCTTTGGAGGCAACGCTATCGTTAAGTATCTTAGCAGTATGGGGGGTAACTTCGGATTTCGGGTTTCCAAAGGCTGTGTCCTGACGACGCTTGAGCCCCGGAGTGAAGCTGCGCAGAACAAAATAACCCGGGAAATCAAAAAAGCCTCTGTGAGATTTTACAAGAACCTTATGCGACCAGCACCACCAGTTCCTTCTTTTTTCAGGCTGATGACATTCCGTATGTCCCGTACCAGCATTCAGCTAATGCTCGACGATAAGTCTAAGGATTACCGGTATTACAAGGAAAACGGCTGGTTTGAATCGGGGTACTATTACCCGGTTTCCTTAGGGCTCGTCAAAAAAATGGCTGGTCGTATTTTCGATGGAATGGGAAAAAGAATGGCTAAACGCTCATAG
- a CDS encoding TetR/AcrR family transcriptional regulator — MEDKKTEIFNNGKAIFSAKGFKQTNVSDITKAAGIAVGTFYNYFSSKEKLFLEIFLEENVKLKKSIMKSIDLNEEPLPLIKKLIALNINGMNSNPILKEWFNKDVFVKIEQQYREENGVEQVDFLYDSFAELFRCWQAEGKIRNDLDVELIMAFFTGIIIIDTHKDEIGIQHFPQIMDYMAEFVMKGLTDHPQAKPM, encoded by the coding sequence GTGGAGGATAAGAAAACAGAGATTTTTAACAATGGTAAAGCAATCTTCAGTGCGAAAGGTTTTAAACAAACCAATGTCTCCGACATTACAAAGGCGGCCGGGATTGCAGTAGGCACATTTTATAATTACTTCTCTTCTAAGGAGAAGCTGTTTCTGGAGATCTTTCTGGAAGAAAATGTGAAGCTGAAAAAGAGCATTATGAAATCAATCGACTTAAACGAGGAACCTCTGCCGCTGATCAAAAAATTAATAGCATTAAACATTAATGGGATGAATTCAAACCCGATCCTTAAAGAATGGTTTAATAAAGATGTTTTCGTCAAGATTGAGCAACAATACCGTGAAGAGAACGGCGTCGAACAGGTTGATTTCTTATATGACAGTTTTGCAGAACTGTTCAGATGCTGGCAAGCTGAAGGAAAGATAAGAAATGACCTGGATGTTGAGCTGATCATGGCTTTTTTCACAGGAATTATTATTATAGACACCCATAAAGATGAAATCGGGATTCAGCATTTTCCGCAGATTATGGATTACATGGCGGAGTTTGTAATGAAGGGGTTGACTGATCATCCGCAGGCTAAACCTATGTAG
- a CDS encoding polysaccharide deacetylase family protein: protein MMKLKFNLFPGGMSKALTMSYDDGHKHDIRLAGIFDQYGIRGTFHLNSAMLNAPGFLTNDDVRAIARNHEISAHSVTHPHLDRLPLPMVVEELLEDRRRLEQLVDYPIRGMSYPYGSYSAAIIPPLQAAGIEYSRTVVSTRQFDVPLDFMEWHPTCHHKDELEGIWERFTTEGPSQKFRLCYVWGHSFEFERQNNWELIEAFCRKAGGHSDVWYATNVEIMDYIQAVRSLKFSVDRKIIRNLSSVDVWLSINDEPVCIKGGGTYISN from the coding sequence ATGATGAAGCTGAAATTTAATTTATTTCCCGGCGGGATGTCCAAAGCACTCACCATGAGCTATGATGACGGGCATAAACACGATATTCGTCTGGCCGGAATATTTGATCAATACGGGATCAGAGGAACCTTTCATCTCAACAGCGCAATGCTGAATGCTCCCGGATTTCTTACAAATGATGATGTACGGGCCATAGCCCGCAATCACGAAATATCGGCGCATTCTGTAACCCACCCGCATTTGGACCGACTGCCATTACCCATGGTGGTAGAGGAGCTATTGGAAGACCGCAGACGGCTGGAGCAGCTCGTAGACTATCCGATTCGGGGAATGTCTTATCCCTATGGTTCGTATTCGGCAGCTATCATCCCTCCGCTACAAGCAGCAGGTATTGAATACAGCCGTACTGTTGTTTCCACCAGACAGTTTGATGTCCCTCTTGATTTTATGGAATGGCATCCGACTTGTCATCACAAGGATGAGCTTGAGGGGATTTGGGAGCGCTTTACTACCGAAGGACCTTCGCAGAAGTTTAGGCTCTGCTATGTTTGGGGGCACAGCTTTGAGTTCGAGCGCCAGAACAACTGGGAACTGATCGAAGCCTTTTGCCGGAAAGCCGGCGGTCACTCCGATGTATGGTATGCAACAAATGTCGAAATCATGGATTATATTCAGGCTGTCCGTTCCTTGAAGTTTAGTGTCGACCGCAAGATCATCCGCAATCTTTCCTCCGTGGACGTTTGGCTATCCATTAATGACGAGCCCGTTTGCATTAAAGGCGGCGGTACCTATATCTCAAATTAA
- a CDS encoding MFS transporter, producing the protein MQNEQEVKGQPIPGWITFLLAASCGIIVANLYYAQTLVGPISAATGLSSAAAGLIVTITQIGYVLGLLFIVPLSDIIENRRLAVVSLIVVVIALVAATFVHHAALFLTASFFIGLGSVVAQILVPYATYLASEEQRGRVVGNVMSGLLLGIMFSRPLASFTASFWGWRSVFAISAVLIAVLSVLLSRILPKRMPSRAMNYGELTLSLVTLFKQTPVLRRRAFYQASLFGAFSLFWTAVPLHLADEFGLSQQGIAWFALAGVGGAVAAPIAGRLADKGWTRRLTGLAMVLATLSFLLAFLLQGHSRAVLLLLVLAAITLDMAVSGNLVLGQRAIYSLGNEARGRLNGLFMSIFFMGGAIGSSLGGWSYAHGGWSFTSLIGTVLPLLALLYFFTEKKSGVNNV; encoded by the coding sequence ATGCAAAATGAACAAGAAGTGAAGGGTCAGCCTATTCCGGGATGGATTACCTTTCTGCTCGCGGCCTCTTGCGGTATCATCGTTGCCAATCTTTATTACGCACAAACGTTAGTGGGTCCGATCAGTGCTGCAACAGGGCTGTCCTCAGCAGCAGCAGGATTAATAGTTACCATTACTCAAATCGGTTATGTTCTGGGTCTGCTGTTCATTGTACCGCTTAGTGATATTATCGAAAACCGGCGTCTTGCCGTGGTTTCGCTGATCGTCGTCGTGATTGCTCTAGTGGCCGCGACTTTCGTCCATCACGCAGCACTGTTCCTGACGGCTTCCTTTTTTATTGGATTAGGTTCTGTAGTCGCTCAAATTCTGGTCCCTTATGCTACTTATTTGGCTTCTGAAGAACAACGTGGACGTGTAGTGGGAAATGTGATGAGCGGACTTCTGCTCGGCATTATGTTCTCCCGTCCATTAGCCAGCTTTACTGCAAGCTTTTGGGGATGGCGGTCTGTATTTGCAATCTCCGCGGTTCTGATTGCCGTACTGTCGGTCTTGCTGTCGCGGATTCTTCCGAAACGTATGCCCTCGCGGGCAATGAACTATGGAGAGTTAACCCTGTCGCTGGTTACTTTATTCAAGCAAACGCCGGTATTGCGGCGCCGCGCCTTTTATCAAGCTTCTCTTTTTGGAGCCTTCAGCCTTTTCTGGACTGCGGTCCCTTTACATTTGGCAGATGAGTTCGGATTGTCCCAGCAAGGGATTGCATGGTTTGCTTTAGCCGGTGTGGGAGGAGCCGTAGCGGCTCCAATCGCCGGACGTCTGGCGGACAAAGGCTGGACCCGCCGTTTAACCGGACTGGCGATGGTTTTGGCTACACTTTCCTTTCTGTTGGCTTTTCTGCTTCAAGGCCATTCCAGAGCAGTCCTTCTCCTGCTTGTACTCGCCGCTATTACCCTGGATATGGCTGTGTCGGGAAATCTCGTGCTTGGACAGCGTGCAATTTATTCACTCGGGAATGAGGCCAGAGGCCGTCTGAACGGTCTGTTCATGTCCATATTCTTTATGGGCGGGGCTATTGGATCCTCCTTGGGAGGCTGGTCCTATGCTCATGGCGGCTGGAGCTTCACCTCTTTGATCGGAACGGTCTTGCCGCTGCTGGCGTTGCTTTACTTTTTTACGGAGAAAAAAAGCGGAGTGAACAACGTTTAA
- a CDS encoding TetR/AcrR family transcriptional regulator, translating to MNTKRGRPRNMETQSSILKSSYELLLEHGFAAVTVEKIAERAGVSKATIYKWWPNKAAVVMDGFLSATTERLPLPDTGSVYEDILIHATNLARFLISREGKMITEIIGEGQLDEGLAEAYRTRYFQPRRLEARQLLEQGVKRGELNAELDIGICTDLIYGPIFYRLLLTGETLDDVYIQKLVKLGFQGVAPIATYK from the coding sequence GTGAATACCAAACGAGGGCGTCCACGCAACATGGAGACTCAGAGTTCGATTTTGAAATCCTCCTATGAACTGCTTCTTGAGCATGGTTTTGCGGCAGTAACCGTTGAGAAAATTGCAGAGCGTGCCGGGGTTAGCAAAGCTACGATCTATAAGTGGTGGCCCAATAAAGCGGCAGTTGTAATGGATGGCTTCCTTTCAGCGACTACAGAAAGGCTGCCGTTGCCGGATACAGGTTCGGTGTACGAGGACATCCTTATCCACGCCACGAATCTGGCCCGTTTCCTGATTAGCCGGGAAGGCAAAATGATTACCGAGATTATCGGTGAAGGACAACTCGATGAGGGTCTGGCAGAGGCGTACCGGACACGGTATTTTCAGCCGCGCAGGCTGGAGGCCAGACAACTATTGGAGCAAGGCGTCAAGCGGGGGGAGCTAAATGCAGAACTCGATATCGGGATATGTACGGATCTCATTTATGGACCTATTTTCTACAGATTATTATTAACCGGTGAAACACTTGACGATGTCTATATTCAGAAACTTGTAAAGCTTGGTTTTCAGGGAGTTGCTCCCATTGCAACGTATAAATGA
- a CDS encoding sigma-70 family RNA polymerase sigma factor has protein sequence MVENTMKEVRMVDVAEMDEEAFFQRLYVEHRKLYSIAFSYLRSEADALEVVQEASCRAWIKRKKLKDEQAFTSWVIRITINCCMDELRRKKRVFPAETLIEEAAQEMKSNERIDLERAMDRLKPKYRHAVILKYYQDMTTAQIANVLQKPEGTVKTWLREGLKQLRDYL, from the coding sequence ATGGTAGAAAATACGATGAAAGAGGTCAGAATGGTGGATGTTGCCGAGATGGATGAAGAAGCTTTTTTTCAGCGGCTGTATGTGGAGCACCGCAAGTTGTACTCGATCGCGTTCAGCTACCTGAGAAGTGAAGCTGACGCGCTGGAAGTGGTGCAGGAAGCGTCTTGCCGGGCATGGATCAAGCGCAAAAAGCTCAAAGACGAGCAAGCCTTTACATCCTGGGTGATACGAATTACCATCAACTGCTGCATGGATGAACTCAGGCGCAAAAAACGTGTGTTTCCGGCGGAGACGCTGATAGAAGAAGCGGCGCAGGAAATGAAAAGCAATGAACGGATTGACCTGGAACGGGCGATGGACCGGTTGAAGCCGAAATACCGGCATGCGGTGATTCTAAAATACTACCAGGACATGACAACTGCCCAAATTGCCAATGTGCTGCAGAAACCGGAGGGTACGGTTAAAACCTGGCTTCGCGAGGGACTTAAGCAGCTGCGGGATTATCTGTAG
- a CDS encoding DUF4179 domain-containing protein — MIDKEERVLHQNVDEVKHNAEALEEMKLYNAMRGGIMQGKKREKRRSYFYGMGVVIAAAAAALFLFNINDAPGTEVAEQSPQSYTATTKPWTDSAKFSGASISDRSFQSILDRNLIKPVYQSVEKNGLRVEVMGAVADTRKLFILYSVHNNTDQTVSHADFSLDFGAFEAASIGASLEITAHSSQINAGQTSYFIYTNNLSPTVDYPKEVTWNVMLYQTSGKGLQTNLSIPFELDPDMFKEQTRTLHPESNLIVDGQTIKVNQVLYTPLNTYVDLEFDKNNDKQVFSLIEPVLIVKSAGKTVKSYYPGIITADNSEVYSDRSQSTLYFKNTQDGQPDAATLKTFGIAALDKDQMKIKVDLSKKQMIEAPNSDLSIIESEEGAEAEKILFQQTFQKAPLNSIISMRLSDTFTDGNGQSHKTAGVNGQISRISSNKESTAVDKYLYNFGKEAVEYPQPLTLTIERYWNPIMDTQTVEFSSQK; from the coding sequence ATGATTGACAAAGAAGAACGCGTTCTGCACCAGAATGTGGATGAAGTAAAGCATAATGCTGAAGCCCTTGAGGAAATGAAACTCTATAATGCAATGCGAGGTGGAATCATGCAGGGAAAAAAACGCGAAAAGCGGCGCAGCTATTTCTACGGAATGGGTGTAGTAATCGCAGCCGCTGCAGCAGCACTGTTTCTTTTTAATATCAATGATGCTCCAGGAACGGAAGTTGCCGAACAATCGCCGCAGAGCTACACAGCTACCACTAAACCATGGACCGATTCCGCAAAATTTAGCGGAGCCTCCATAAGCGATAGATCTTTTCAAAGCATACTAGACCGGAATCTCATAAAGCCTGTCTACCAGAGCGTGGAGAAAAACGGCCTGCGGGTCGAAGTCATGGGCGCTGTCGCAGACACCCGAAAGTTGTTTATTTTGTATAGTGTACACAACAATACGGACCAAACGGTATCTCATGCTGATTTCTCATTGGATTTTGGAGCTTTTGAAGCAGCGTCTATCGGAGCGAGTTTAGAGATAACTGCTCATAGTAGTCAAATCAACGCGGGCCAAACCTCCTATTTCATCTATACGAATAACCTGTCACCCACGGTTGACTATCCCAAGGAAGTGACATGGAATGTGATGCTGTACCAAACTTCAGGCAAGGGACTCCAGACTAACCTGTCAATTCCTTTCGAGCTTGATCCGGACATGTTCAAGGAACAGACACGAACGCTACATCCCGAAAGCAATCTGATTGTTGATGGTCAGACCATTAAAGTGAATCAGGTGCTCTATACTCCGCTGAACACCTATGTGGATTTGGAATTTGATAAGAATAATGATAAACAAGTCTTCAGCCTGATTGAGCCTGTGCTGATTGTTAAAAGCGCAGGAAAGACGGTGAAATCCTACTACCCCGGCATCATCACAGCCGATAATTCCGAGGTCTATTCGGACCGCTCCCAGTCCACGCTTTACTTCAAGAACACCCAGGACGGCCAGCCGGACGCTGCCACATTGAAGACCTTCGGAATTGCCGCTCTTGATAAAGATCAAATGAAAATTAAAGTCGATCTAAGCAAAAAGCAGATGATCGAAGCTCCGAACTCAGACCTTTCCATTATTGAATCTGAAGAGGGGGCGGAAGCTGAAAAGATCCTGTTCCAGCAAACGTTTCAGAAAGCCCCATTGAACAGTATCATTAGTATGCGGCTGTCGGATACCTTTACCGATGGCAATGGTCAATCCCACAAAACGGCGGGTGTGAACGGCCAAATCAGTAGAATTTCTTCGAACAAGGAGAGTACGGCCGTAGATAAATACCTCTATAATTTTGGAAAGGAAGCCGTTGAATACCCGCAACCGCTAACCTTAACTATTGAGCGGTATTGGAACCCGATTATGGACACGCAAACTGTAGAGTTCTCATCGCAAAAATAG